The uncultured Campylobacter sp. sequence CTTCTTCCTTGGAGACCTTTTTCTCGCTCGCCGAGCCGGTTTCGATAAGTTCGATCTCGCAGCCGCACAGCATCGAGGCGAGGCGGATATTTAGGCCGTTTTTGCCGATCGCTTTGCTTTTTTGATCGGGGTTTACGTAGACGATCGCCTTGCCGTCCTGCGCTATTTTGACCGAGTTTACGATCGCAGGCGCCATTGCACGAGTGATCAAAATTTCGGGGCTTGCGGAGTATTCAAACGCGTCGATGCTCTCGCCGCCGCTTCCGTCTTGCAAATTTTTGCTTAAAAATCTACTCACCGCATCGATTCGAGCGCCTCCTTTGCCGACGGTGGCGCCTACCGGATCGACGTTTGGCGAGACGGCGCTAAGTGCGATCTTGGCTCGCCTGCCCGGAATCCTCGCGCAAGCCTGAATGATAACGCTGCCGTCTTTGATCTCTGGGACTTCGGCGGCGAGCAGGGCTTCTAGGAATTTTGGGCTGGTGCGCGAAAGTTCCAGCCTGATGCCGTGAGATTTGTCGATGGCTACGTTTTTGATGACGGCTTGCAGCACGTCGCCGATTTTGAAATTCTCGCCCTTGATGCGGTTTTTAAGCGGCATAAAGGCCTTTGTATCCTCGATCTCTACGTAGGTCGTGCCGTCGT is a genomic window containing:
- the nusA gene encoding transcription termination factor NusA, whose product is MEKITDIIESIANEKGLEPADVKERVKTAFIQTAKRLFGEEYLYDSEVDPQTKRVKLYQKVHVVADDDERLGDHNFIALSEAKKIGENAEIGDELSYEINIENLGRTASGVLARELNFHIQRLLEEKIFENYKSKVGTLTHGTVTKIDHDGTTYVEIEDTKAFMPLKNRIKGENFKIGDVLQAVIKNVAIDKSHGIRLELSRTSPKFLEALLAAEVPEIKDGSVIIQACARIPGRRAKIALSAVSPNVDPVGATVGKGGARIDAVSRFLSKNLQDGSGGESIDAFEYSASPEILITRAMAPAIVNSVKIAQDGKAIVYVNPDQKSKAIGKNGLNIRLASMLCGCEIELIETGSASEKKVSKEEGLKNLEALFGEL